The following are encoded in a window of Colletotrichum lupini chromosome 3, complete sequence genomic DNA:
- a CDS encoding LysM domain-containing protein, whose amino-acid sequence MKFMLQSSLVAQLLCLGAVAQWAEPPPSTADPGTITDCTWWFVAGASDTCERVTATYGITQAQLVAYNPILSASCTFIAGNSYCIEQNWGAAPAPPSTTAPGVPTTLTTTTRASTTTTTPGNGVTTPTPIQPGMVSNCNKFYFVASGVTCSKVLSDANISLADFAKWNPNVGAECTGMWAEVNVCVGVIGGTTPTTPPTTTSKPVTTTTTTPGNGIQTPQPTQPGMVTNCNKFHWIAQGVTCSQVLSYNGISLADFAKWNTGVGADCSGMWAEVNVCVGVIGGATTPPTTTTKPPVTTTAPGNGVTTPQPTQPGMVTNCKKFHYVSEGNTCDQIISYNGITLANFVKWNTGVGATCQNMWAKTYVCVGV is encoded by the exons ATGAAGTTCATGCTCCAGTCAAGCCTTGTTGCCCAGCTCCTGTGCCTCGGCGCTGTCGCTCAGTGGGCCGAGCCACCACCCTCGACCGCGGACCCGGGCACCATCACGGACTGCACCTGGTGGTTTGTCGCTGGCGCATCTGATACCTGCGAGCGAGTGACTGCCACGTACGGCATCACTCAGGCTCAGCTTGTTGCATAC AACCCCATCCTGTCTGCCTCCTGTACCTTCATCGCTGGCAACTCGTACTGCATCGAGCAAAATTGGGGAGCGGCGCCCGCGCCCCCTTCCACTACCGCTCCCGGTGTTCCTACGACGTTGACAACCACCACCAGAGCTTCCACCACCACAACGACTCCCGGGAATGGCGTGACCACTCCTACACCGATCCAGCCTGGCATGGTGTCCAACTGCAACAAGTTCTACTTTGTCGCGTCTGGGGTCACCTGCAGCAAGGTCCTCAGCGACGCGAACATCAGTCTCGCCGACTTTGCCAAGTGGAACCCCAACGTCGGCGCCGAATGTACGGGCATGTGGGCCGAAGTCAACGTCTGCGTCGGCGTCATCGGCGGAACCACGCCCACGACGCCGCCAACAACCACCAGTAAACCCGTaactaccaccaccaccaccccggGCAACGGCATCCAGACGCCGCAGCCGACGCAACCGGGCATGGTGACCAACTGCAACAAGTTCCACTGGATTGCCCAGGGCGTCACCTGCAGCCAGGTCCTCAGCTACAACGGCATCAGCCTCGCCGACTTCGCCAAGTGGAACACGGGCGTGGGCGCCGACTGCAGCGGCATGTGGGCCGAGGTGAACGTGTGCGTCGGCGTCATTGGGGGCGCCACCACACCGCCGACCACCACGACGAAGCCTCCGGTCACCACCACGGCCCCCGGCAACGGCGTGACTACGCCCCAGCCTACGCAGCCGGGAATGGTGACCAACTGCAAGAAGTTCCACTATGTGTCCGAGGGCAACACGTGCGATCAGATCATCAGCTACAACGGCATCACTCTCGCCAACTTCGTCAAGTGGAACACGGGCGTGGGCGCGACCTGTCAAAACATGTGGGCCAAGACCTACGTCTGCGTTGGTGTTTAA